The Fibrobacter sp. UWB5 genome has a window encoding:
- a CDS encoding FISUMP domain-containing protein — MVKNFWGASFVAIVFAACGGDSSSVVEDEFTDPIECDDCARQDDVSSSSVSSEKKGLSSFDAIADSLKSSSSAGTGSDDSTEVSSSSKSDSSDVATSIGWSWNLSKDDLMNSKVSYGTMSDPRDHQKYKIVSIGSQIWMAENLNYNPKTYEMPSVCYAEKNENCLLAGRLYSWSAAIDTLSLAKNHSLTCGNMVQCELPGTVQGICPDGWHLPSEKEWLKLFDYVGGKDKAAKILKAKAGWNNNGNGVDSYGFSALPAGSAIASPFNGGKDMFDGDVGSLTYFWTSTPYSVEKDKAVYVQFISESDAAKVSWFSKIEKVSVRCVTDSTSLPEESSSNATTIGWSWDVSRDSYLNPGISYDKMTDPRDGKEYKTVTIGKGDFAQTWMAQNLNYTDGSEWFKSNSWCYDDDPSHCDVAGRLYSWVVAVDTAALLNDPDRPLKCGSNMLCKVPADYKVQGICPDGWHIPQVFEVQHLYNNIGAGNAVMSAELKSTAGWNNYENGDDLYGLSIIPSGRKNGSSYQLVGMDGGFWLAQSYFQTSLPEYAYVFNISSSHGSEIDQKTMGYSVRCLKDAASDAPTLYWSWDIPKEKRMNPDYDYGKMIDSRDGQEYKTTVINGKTWMAENLNYADTTQNPELIGKIRCSDYKEEYCEISGRFYTWDIAVDICPEGWHLPDSTEWSSLIEFAGGEKSAALKSRTGWSWLEFYANGSDEYGFSALPVGFSSNMNGTYTRFWTSTEHSKTSGKSVPVDAQNVYVTWNDKTEKMPVRCVKN; from the coding sequence ATGGTGAAAAATTTTTGGGGTGCATCATTTGTGGCAATTGTCTTTGCGGCTTGCGGTGGTGATTCGTCAAGCGTTGTAGAAGACGAATTTACAGATCCTATCGAGTGCGACGATTGCGCGCGGCAAGACGATGTGTCGAGCAGTTCTGTGTCTTCGGAGAAGAAAGGCTTGAGTAGCTTCGATGCCATAGCCGATAGTCTGAAGTCTTCGTCTAGCGCAGGAACCGGTTCTGACGATTCAACAGAAGTGTCTTCTTCTTCGAAATCGGATTCCTCTGACGTGGCGACATCTATCGGTTGGAGCTGGAACCTGTCGAAGGACGACTTGATGAATTCGAAGGTCTCTTACGGAACGATGAGTGATCCCCGCGACCATCAAAAGTACAAGATCGTTTCTATCGGTAGTCAAATTTGGATGGCGGAGAATTTGAATTACAATCCGAAAACATACGAAATGCCATCTGTCTGTTATGCAGAAAAAAATGAAAACTGCTTGTTGGCGGGCAGACTTTATTCATGGTCTGCCGCTATCGACACGCTTTCGCTTGCAAAGAATCATTCATTGACCTGCGGCAACATGGTTCAGTGTGAATTGCCCGGTACGGTTCAGGGAATTTGCCCCGATGGTTGGCACTTGCCCTCTGAAAAGGAATGGCTGAAACTTTTCGATTATGTAGGCGGCAAGGATAAGGCTGCGAAAATTCTCAAGGCCAAGGCCGGTTGGAATAACAACGGAAACGGAGTCGATTCGTATGGCTTCTCGGCGTTGCCTGCAGGCTCTGCTATCGCAAGTCCGTTTAATGGCGGCAAGGATATGTTCGATGGGGATGTCGGAAGCCTGACTTATTTCTGGACATCTACGCCTTATTCCGTTGAAAAAGACAAGGCTGTCTATGTTCAATTTATCAGTGAGTCCGACGCGGCAAAAGTTTCCTGGTTCAGTAAAATTGAAAAGGTCTCTGTTCGTTGCGTGACCGATTCCACTTCGCTTCCGGAAGAATCTTCTAGCAATGCGACGACAATAGGTTGGAGCTGGGATGTCTCTAGAGATTCCTACTTGAATCCGGGAATATCGTACGACAAAATGACTGACCCGCGTGATGGCAAGGAATACAAGACGGTAACGATTGGTAAGGGCGATTTTGCACAAACCTGGATGGCTCAAAACTTGAATTATACAGACGGCTCAGAATGGTTTAAATCCAATTCCTGGTGCTATGATGATGATCCAAGTCATTGTGATGTGGCGGGACGTTTATATTCCTGGGTTGTCGCGGTTGATACGGCAGCCTTGTTGAATGATCCTGACAGACCTTTGAAGTGCGGAAGCAATATGTTGTGTAAGGTTCCTGCAGATTATAAGGTTCAAGGAATTTGCCCTGACGGCTGGCACATTCCGCAGGTTTTTGAAGTGCAGCATCTGTATAATAATATTGGTGCCGGAAATGCGGTCATGTCTGCAGAATTGAAATCGACTGCAGGGTGGAATAATTATGAAAATGGGGACGACTTGTATGGGCTCTCTATTATTCCTTCGGGTAGAAAAAATGGGTCGTCGTACCAGCTTGTTGGAATGGACGGGGGATTTTGGCTGGCGCAATCTTATTTTCAAACATCCTTGCCTGAATACGCCTATGTCTTTAACATTTCGAGTAGTCATGGGTCTGAAATTGATCAGAAAACAATGGGTTATTCTGTTAGATGCTTGAAAGATGCGGCCTCTGATGCGCCTACGCTTTATTGGAGTTGGGATATTCCCAAGGAAAAACGTATGAATCCTGATTATGATTACGGGAAAATGATTGACTCCCGTGATGGACAGGAATATAAAACGACTGTGATCAATGGCAAGACCTGGATGGCGGAAAACCTGAACTATGCGGATACGACGCAAAATCCGGAGCTCATTGGAAAAATCAGGTGCTCTGACTATAAAGAAGAATATTGTGAAATCTCTGGACGGTTCTATACCTGGGATATTGCCGTTGATATCTGCCCTGAAGGCTGGCATCTCCCTGATTCGACAGAATGGTCTTCGTTGATTGAATTCGCGGGTGGAGAAAAGTCTGCCGCCTTAAAATCGCGAACAGGATGGAGTTGGCTTGAATTTTATGCAAACGGAAGCGACGAGTATGGATTCTCGGCCTTGCCTGTAGGTTTTTCTTCGAATATGAATGGCACTTATACCAGATTTTGGACTTCGACGGAACATTCTAAAACATCGGGAAAATCAGTGCCGGTTGACGCACAGAATGTTTATGTTACGTGGAATGATAAAACTGAGAAAATGCCTGTTCGTTGCGTAAAAAATTAA
- a CDS encoding LTA synthase family protein, with product MRTFLRIIKNPYLAMALVALVVQSLLLVFFYSLPDPLGLSMSEMFEGKTLWQIFMAFGAVLAMAGLFGFARAPRGLAIFYGLYFFAAVADYDVFRFSHQRLSFSFLRTYFHISNITDATTVSTLGGDMLGTVLWVTMVVLCLAGAIAFVTVYSLRLRKQRRTLVLSNQGGAWKSASRKIPGAMFAIGMALSLVPLVLFLTGTRGWIEIPVTHTKVDMRFTLGKHTLTAPILHIAAVETFEFIHDNTKITEELVSDLDAFLPKDFAAGRSDALKLPMYRNAPTHEYKAKKPYNIVFIMGESFKGRIFNKMLEGDTAVAPNIWKLANGGYFEKDSAGNSLGGGLWFKHAFSGGYPTVRGTMATYMGFPSHPNRDVPSFYAANKFKGWPEFLTNYQRAYATVSNPIFDHTLPFIEKFFEKDWHLIGEEPSEGTADSLGASLAIDVLAKMPTDKPWQISFNTIASHIPFYGYPSDFAEKSDDAMARYRNAIRYTDKQLGRFFDSLSKRPDFKNTVVFVLGDHDTPVDSIDYMVPQPLGLSASQIFIGIFSADSALFNGLAVREDVASQLDLGPTIFDLAQVREPNHFWGYDLLAQERPAEQPSVFFSQNAYYMGFRDHVLTGGLENEDVYRAGVGGESPYAITTDANDLAWKKKAVGAAKAVRSVLRNDIMMP from the coding sequence ATGCGGACATTTTTAAGAATCATTAAGAATCCTTACCTTGCGATGGCGCTTGTGGCCCTTGTGGTACAGAGCTTGCTGTTGGTGTTTTTCTACAGCCTGCCCGATCCGCTTGGACTTTCGATGTCCGAAATGTTTGAAGGCAAAACGCTTTGGCAGATTTTCATGGCCTTCGGTGCGGTGCTTGCGATGGCAGGTCTCTTCGGCTTTGCTCGCGCTCCGCGCGGTCTTGCGATTTTTTACGGGCTCTACTTTTTTGCCGCGGTGGCGGACTACGATGTTTTCCGTTTTTCGCACCAGCGCCTTTCTTTCTCTTTCTTGCGCACGTATTTTCATATTTCAAACATCACCGATGCCACGACGGTTTCGACTCTCGGTGGCGACATGCTCGGGACGGTGCTTTGGGTAACGATGGTAGTCCTCTGCCTTGCGGGCGCAATTGCATTTGTAACCGTCTACTCGCTCCGGCTCCGTAAACAGCGCCGTACGCTCGTGCTTAGCAATCAGGGCGGCGCCTGGAAGAGCGCCTCCCGTAAAATTCCGGGAGCGATGTTCGCCATTGGCATGGCTCTCTCGCTTGTGCCGCTCGTGCTGTTCCTTACGGGCACTCGCGGCTGGATTGAAATCCCCGTGACGCACACGAAAGTGGACATGCGCTTTACCTTGGGCAAGCATACGCTGACTGCGCCGATTCTGCATATTGCGGCGGTAGAAACTTTTGAATTCATTCACGACAATACCAAAATCACCGAAGAACTGGTGAGTGATTTGGATGCCTTCTTGCCGAAGGATTTTGCTGCGGGGCGTAGCGATGCTCTGAAACTTCCGATGTACCGGAACGCTCCCACGCACGAATACAAGGCGAAAAAGCCCTACAACATCGTGTTCATTATGGGCGAGTCGTTCAAGGGCCGTATTTTTAACAAGATGCTCGAAGGCGATACAGCCGTCGCGCCGAATATCTGGAAACTTGCAAACGGCGGCTACTTCGAAAAAGATTCTGCCGGCAATTCGCTGGGTGGTGGCCTTTGGTTTAAGCATGCCTTTAGCGGCGGTTACCCCACGGTGCGTGGCACAATGGCGACCTACATGGGTTTCCCCTCGCACCCGAATCGCGATGTGCCGAGTTTCTATGCGGCAAACAAGTTTAAGGGGTGGCCTGAATTTTTGACAAATTATCAGCGTGCGTATGCAACGGTTTCGAACCCGATTTTTGACCATACGCTGCCCTTTATCGAAAAGTTCTTCGAAAAAGATTGGCACTTGATTGGCGAAGAACCGAGCGAGGGCACTGCAGACAGCTTGGGCGCAAGCCTTGCGATTGACGTGCTTGCCAAAATGCCGACCGATAAACCTTGGCAGATTTCCTTTAACACCATCGCATCGCATATTCCGTTTTACGGCTATCCCAGTGATTTTGCAGAAAAATCCGACGATGCCATGGCGCGCTACCGCAATGCGATTCGCTATACCGACAAGCAACTCGGCCGATTCTTTGATTCGCTTTCCAAGCGTCCCGATTTCAAGAATACGGTGGTCTTTGTCTTGGGAGACCATGATACTCCTGTCGATTCGATTGATTACATGGTGCCGCAACCGCTTGGCCTTTCGGCATCGCAGATCTTTATCGGAATTTTCTCGGCAGATTCCGCCTTGTTTAACGGGCTTGCCGTTCGCGAAGATGTGGCATCGCAGCTGGATTTGGGCCCGACGATTTTCGACCTTGCGCAGGTACGTGAACCGAACCATTTCTGGGGTTATGACTTGCTCGCGCAGGAACGCCCTGCAGAACAGCCCTCGGTGTTCTTCTCGCAAAATGCATACTACATGGGCTTCCGTGATCACGTGCTTACGGGTGGCCTCGAAAACGAAGATGTTTACCGCGCCGGTGTCGGCGGCGAAAGCCCCTATGCGATTACAACCGATGCAAATGACCTTGCCTGGAAAAAGAAGGCGGTAGGCGCTGCGAAGGCGGTGCGCTCTGTGCTGCGAAATGACATTATGATGCCTTAG